In Juglans microcarpa x Juglans regia isolate MS1-56 chromosome 4S, Jm3101_v1.0, whole genome shotgun sequence, a single window of DNA contains:
- the LOC121262405 gene encoding histone H2AX-like, whose product MSSTGGGGGGGSTKGGRGKPKASKSVSRSHKAGLQFPVGRIARFLKAGKYAERVGAGAPVYLSAVLEYLAAEVLELAGNAARDNKKNRIVPRHIQLAVRNDEELSKLLGSVTIANGGVLPNIHQTLLPKKVGKGKGEIGSASQEF is encoded by the exons ATGAGTTCGACGGGTGGAGGTGGCGGAGGTGGGTCGACCAAGGGTGGGAGGGGCAAGCCGAAGGCCTCGAAGTCGGTGTCTAGGTCGCATAAGGCTGGACTTCAGTTCCCGGTGGGGAGAATCGCTAGATTTCTCAAGGCTGGTAAGTATGCTGAGCGTGTTGGTGCCGGAGCTCCCGTCTACCTCTCGGCCGTTCTCGAATACCTCGCCGCTGAG GTGTTGGAGCTTGCCGGTAACGCGGCGAGAGACAACAAGAAGAACAGAATTGTGCCGAGGCACATCCAACTTGCAGTGAGAAACGATGAGGAGCTGAGCAAGCTTTTGGGCTCTGTTACCATTGCCAATGGAGGTGTACTGCCTAATATCCACCAGACTCTTCTGCCCAAGAAGGTTGGGAAAGGGAAGGGTGAGATTGGATCTGCTTCTCAGGAGTTCTAG